The genomic region TGATGTTGGATTCGTCCAGCGGCGCGTCCAACTCGTCCAGCACGCAAAAGGGGCTGGGTTTGACCTGGTAAATAGAGAATAGCAGCGCCACAGCGGTCATCGTCTGCTCGCCGCCGGACAGGAGCGAAATGGTCTGCAGTTGCTTGCCCGGCGGCCGCGCCACAATATCAATACCGCTTTCGAGCAGGTCGTTCTCGTCCATCAACAGCAGATCGGCCTTACCGCCGCCGAATACCTCGACAAACATTGCACGGAAGCACTCCCGGATGCGCTCGAAGGTGTCGCGGAACATCTCGCGCGTCTGCACGTTGATGCGGTTGATCACTTCGAGCAACTGCGCCTTGGCCTGGACAAGGTCGTCATGCTGCTGACTGAGGAATTGGTAGCGCTGCTCGGTCTCCTCATATTCCTCGATGGCGACCAGGTTCACCGGTCCCATTTCCTCGATCCGCTGCTGCAATGATTCAACCTGCTGCGCCACGGTACTCCAATCGGTCGCCGCACCGGCGGCGGCCATTTCGTCCGGCGTCATCACATGCACTTTGGCCGGACCTTCGTCGGCATAGGTGATGGTGATGCACTCGCTGCGAATACTATCGAGGCTGACGTGGTACTTCTGCTGCACCTGCTCGCGCAGGTTCTGCACCGCCATGTTCTTCTGCGCCAACTCGACCTCAAGGACGCCGCGCTGCTCCTGCAGAGTGGCCACACGCCGGCGTTGTTCGCGCAGCCCCTCCTCGCGCGAGGCGACACCTTCTTCCTGGCTTTGCCTTTGTGCCGCCAGCTCAGCCATCTGGGCGTTCACCAATTCGCGGTCATGCCGCTGGGATTCAATCAGCCCGCGCGATTCCTCAATCTCCGACTCCGCTTGCTCCTTGCGGTCCACGAAGGAGGCCATCTCGCTGCGTCGCTGCTCGATGACCTGCGTAAGTTCCCGAATGCGTTGCTCAAGCGATTGGCGCTGTTGCTGGAATGAGGCACACACCTGTTCTTCCGCGGCCAGTGCCACCCGGCTATCGGTCAGCGCAGTGTTGGCCACATCGCGCTGCTGGCGCGAATGTTCCAGTTGGACCGTCACCTCCGTGACCTGCGACTGGCTAGCCCGCTCGCGCGTCTCGGCCTCGCTGGCCTGGGCCATCAACCCCGCGCGCTTCCGCATCCCTTCCTGCTCCTGGGCCGCCAAGCTCTGGACCTCATAGACCACAGTGTCAATCTTCTGGTGCAGCAACCGCTCGGAATTCTGGAGCGCATTAAACTCACCCTCGCGGGTAGCGATAGCCACCTCCTGGGCGCGCAACTCGCATTGCGCCTGCTCCAGGCCGGCCTCCAGTTCGGTCTGCTCACTTTGCAGGGCGCCTCGGCGCCGACTGATCTCAGCCACCTGTTCCTGCAACTCGCTCAGCGCCAGGCTCAGCTCCGAGATCTGGTTCTTGCGGCCCAAAATCGACGCGGGCGCTTTGCCGTCTCCATTCCCATTACTGTAACCACCCGTGTAAACGCCGTGGCAGCTCAGAAGTTCACCAGCCACGGTGACATAGTGAAATCTACCGCCGCTCTCGCGCCACGCCGCCGTGGCCGCGTCCAGATCCCGCACCACCCGTGTGCTGCCGAGGAGGCGCTCCACGAGCGTACGCACAGAAATCTCGCACTCGACTATGGATATCGCGGGCACTGGTACGCCATTCAGTTCGGGACACGAAGAGCCCAACACCGGCGCCACCGGCACACCGGGATTCTCGATACCTCCATGACCGTTGCCAACGAACGCCAGTGGCGCGATGCTTGCCCGACCGCTCTTCTTCGCGCTGAGATCAGCTAGAATCTGGCGGGCGGTCTCCGGCTGCTCCGTCAACACCAACTGCAAATGATGTCCCAGGGCAGCTTCGATCGCAGTCACGTACTGATCGGGCACGCGAATTCTATCCGCCAGCGACCCGAGCACATGCTGCGACTGTTTGAGGGCCGCCAAGGGGCCCTCGCCATACCCCTCGTACTGGGCCTGCAACTGCTCCAGCACGTGGAGCCGGGAGCGCTTGCCCGCCTGCTGCTCCAGGGCCTGGTCCTGCTCTGCGGCTGCCCGCACCAACTCTTCCTGCAGCTCGCGCAAACGCTGCTGACGCCCGGCCACTGTGCCTCGTTGCGTCTGCACGTTGAGTTTAGCCGCGGCGACATTGGCCTGGAACTCGTGCAGATGGGCTTCCAGCCGCGTTCGCTCCTCTTCCAGTTGAATCTTCTCCGCCGACAGCTTCTCCAAACGCACCAGGTTGCCCTGCTTCTGCAAGTCGAGCGCGGTGATTTCATTGCGGAGCCGGGTTAAGTCCTGCGCGGCGGCGAACGCATTGGCTTGCGCTTGTCGCAAGGCTTCCTGCTGCTGGCGCAAATCCTCCTCCACCCGCCGCAGCGAATCCTGCCGGGCGGCCAGGGTTTGCCTATGTTGGTTCAGAGTGGCACCGCTGGCAGCGAGATGGTTGTTGGCAGTGGCAAGGTCCTGCTCCGCCGCGCGTCGCCGCTCTTCGGCCTGGGTCATATCCGCCATGGCCGCGGTATTCTGCGCGGCAAACTCTCGCAGGCGCTCCTCATTGAAATGAATCCGGCTCTCGTGCCGGTCAATCTCGCTTTTGAGTTCCAGCCCACGCTGCTGCTTGCCGCTGATTGCGTGCTCCAATTCCGACAGCCGGTTGCGCAGTTGCGCCATCTCGTCCTCACAACGCAGGACGCTGGCGGAATTGGACTCAATTTCGTCGCGGAGGTTTCCAGCCGCAGCCTGGCGTTCGGAGATTTCGACCTGCAACTGGTCGAACTTATGACGAGCGAGTTGGGTATCGAGGTGCTGCAAGTCGGCCGCAAGTTGCTTGTAGCGGCGTGCCTTGCCCGCCTGACGCTGGAGAGAGCCAATCTGGCGCTTGACCTCCCGCACCAAATCGGCGACGCGCAGCAGGTTCTGGTCGGTGTATTCCAGCTTGCGCAGAGCCTCCTTCTTTTGCGCCTTGTACTTGGTGATCCCGGCCGCCTCCTCGAAGATCATCCGCCGGTCTTCCGGCTTGCTGGAGAGAATCTGTGTGATGTTGCCCTGGGCCATGATGCTGTAGCTGGTGCGGCCCACGCCAGTGCCCATGAAGAACTGTTGGATGTCTTTCAGCCGGCATGGCGTCTTATTGATGAAATACTCGCTGCCACCATCGCGAAAGACCCGGCGGGTAATGGTCACCTCGTTGTATGACATTTCCACGCCGGCCGCGGTAAGATGCTCCTCATCCACCCCGCCAATCGTCAGTGAGACCTCCGCCATGCCCAAAGGCTTGCGGTTGTCAGTCCCGTTGAAGATAACGTCGGCCATCTCCCCGCCGCGCAGGGCTTTGGCGGATTGCTCGCCCAGTACCCAACGGATAGCGTCCGAGATGTTCGACTTACCACACCCATTGGGGCCAACGACGGCCGTCACACCGGGCTGGAAGTTCAGCGCAGTCTTATCCGCAAAGGACTTAAAACCCAGCACCGTTAAGTTCTTCAGATACATGATCTTGGTAAAGACAATCAAACCTGTCCTGCCTAGTAAAGCCCAAAAACCACAATATACAGGGCTCAGTTATTGTCGGAGCACAACTAATTGGTGAGGAACCGAGATTTGTATTGTGCCGTTAACCGCTGCTAAGTGCCCTTTATCCCAACATGACTAGCGTACTTCTACTATCGCCTCCGCAGCCTGGCAACAACTTTCTGCAATGAACTTTGCCCTCGTCTCGCCACTACTTAAGGCATAATCTACCCGCCGATACATGACCTCGACCATCACAATCCCTGATCCAATGATGACTCCGCCTCCAGCCAACCCTCCCGTTCTCTCGGGACGCCACCCAACGCACCTGCGCCTCGCCAGCGCGATGGTTGCGATCGTGGCTGCCTTTGCCTCCCAGGCCGGGAACTCTCAGCCTCCAAAAATTAATCCGCCCTCACCGGTGAGGGAATTCCGCGCTGCCTGGGTCGCGACCGTCGGGAACATAGACTGGCCTTCCCGCAAGACTCTGACCACGCAGGAACAGAAGGTCGAGCTACTTGCGATTCTGGATCGGGCCGTGCAACTCAAGCTGAACGCCATCATTTTCCAAGTCAGGCCAGCCTGCGACGCGATGTATGCCTCCCGCATCGAGCCATGGTCGGAGTACTTGACCGGCACCATGGGCAAAGCGCCAGAGCCTTTCTATGATCCACTGGCTTTCGCCGTCGAGGAGGCGCACAAGCGCGGCTTGGAACTGCACGCGTGGTTCAATCCATATAGGGCACGGCTGCGCGCCACCAGCTCACCCGCCTCGGCGAACCATGTGAGCAAGACCCGTCCGCAGCTCGTTCGGCAATACGGAGAACTCCTTTGGCTCGATCCGGGTGATAAAGCGGTGCAGGAGTACTCGCTAAGCGTTGTGATGGATGTCGTCAAGCGCTACGACGTAGATGGGGCGCACTTTGACGACTACTTCTATCCGTACAAAGTCAAGGATGGTTCCGGCCAAGACCTGGACTTCCCCGACGATTCGAGTTGGCAGCGCTTTGGAGCCGGCGGCATGCTGAGCCGTGCCGACTGGCGGCGTGAAAACGTCAACGTATTCATTCAGCGCGTCTATCAATCTATCAAAGCGGCAAAACCCTGGGTCAAGTTTGGGGTTAGTCCGTTCGGCATTTGGCGCCCGAACAATCCGCCCCAAATCAAGGGGTTCGACGCTTATGCCTCGCTCTATGCCGATTCGCGGAAATGGCTGGTGAACGGATGGGTTGACTACTTCGTGCCTCAGCTTTACTGGGCAATTGAACCGCCGGAACAGAGCTTCCCTGTCCTGCTGCGATGGTGGGCCGAGCAGA from Candidatus Paceibacterota bacterium harbors:
- the smc gene encoding chromosome segregation protein SMC, which translates into the protein MYLKNLTVLGFKSFADKTALNFQPGVTAVVGPNGCGKSNISDAIRWVLGEQSAKALRGGEMADVIFNGTDNRKPLGMAEVSLTIGGVDEEHLTAAGVEMSYNEVTITRRVFRDGGSEYFINKTPCRLKDIQQFFMGTGVGRTSYSIMAQGNITQILSSKPEDRRMIFEEAAGITKYKAQKKEALRKLEYTDQNLLRVADLVREVKRQIGSLQRQAGKARRYKQLAADLQHLDTQLARHKFDQLQVEISERQAAAGNLRDEIESNSASVLRCEDEMAQLRNRLSELEHAISGKQQRGLELKSEIDRHESRIHFNEERLREFAAQNTAAMADMTQAEERRRAAEQDLATANNHLAASGATLNQHRQTLAARQDSLRRVEEDLRQQQEALRQAQANAFAAAQDLTRLRNEITALDLQKQGNLVRLEKLSAEKIQLEEERTRLEAHLHEFQANVAAAKLNVQTQRGTVAGRQQRLRELQEELVRAAAEQDQALEQQAGKRSRLHVLEQLQAQYEGYGEGPLAALKQSQHVLGSLADRIRVPDQYVTAIEAALGHHLQLVLTEQPETARQILADLSAKKSGRASIAPLAFVGNGHGGIENPGVPVAPVLGSSCPELNGVPVPAISIVECEISVRTLVERLLGSTRVVRDLDAATAAWRESGGRFHYVTVAGELLSCHGVYTGGYSNGNGDGKAPASILGRKNQISELSLALSELQEQVAEISRRRGALQSEQTELEAGLEQAQCELRAQEVAIATREGEFNALQNSERLLHQKIDTVVYEVQSLAAQEQEGMRKRAGLMAQASEAETRERASQSQVTEVTVQLEHSRQQRDVANTALTDSRVALAAEEQVCASFQQQRQSLEQRIRELTQVIEQRRSEMASFVDRKEQAESEIEESRGLIESQRHDRELVNAQMAELAAQRQSQEEGVASREEGLREQRRRVATLQEQRGVLEVELAQKNMAVQNLREQVQQKYHVSLDSIRSECITITYADEGPAKVHVMTPDEMAAAGAATDWSTVAQQVESLQQRIEEMGPVNLVAIEEYEETEQRYQFLSQQHDDLVQAKAQLLEVINRINVQTREMFRDTFERIRECFRAMFVEVFGGGKADLLLMDENDLLESGIDIVARPPGKQLQTISLLSGGEQTMTAVALLFSIYQVKPSPFCVLDELDAPLDESNINRFVRLLQRFLTRSQFIIITHNKRTIGMADVLYGITMQEHGVSKIVSVKFHKTNEAVTGAPATTLEGPTATPSVESEQDAPQKRDDTLEMVMAK
- a CDS encoding family 10 glycosylhydrolase, translating into MTSTITIPDPMMTPPPANPPVLSGRHPTHLRLASAMVAIVAAFASQAGNSQPPKINPPSPVREFRAAWVATVGNIDWPSRKTLTTQEQKVELLAILDRAVQLKLNAIIFQVRPACDAMYASRIEPWSEYLTGTMGKAPEPFYDPLAFAVEEAHKRGLELHAWFNPYRARLRATSSPASANHVSKTRPQLVRQYGELLWLDPGDKAVQEYSLSVVMDVVKRYDVDGAHFDDYFYPYKVKDGSGQDLDFPDDSSWQRFGAGGMLSRADWRRENVNVFIQRVYQSIKAAKPWVKFGVSPFGIWRPNNPPQIKGFDAYASLYADSRKWLVNGWVDYFVPQLYWAIEPPEQSFPVLLRWWAEQNTKGRTLCPGINSTKVGGRSQSRRGWEPEEIVKQIRLSRTQHGVSGHVHWNMKSLMRNAAFDEQLQREVYQQPALMPPSPWLGRAQPAMPKLTIAKMRSGSPPRINWTPGGQGTVWLWLLQTQTRGEWTTEILPGKQTSRSWNGSLPNVVAVSAVNRNGETSSPSVLQTSGNTR